Genomic window (Achromobacter sp. B7):
TCCGCGTGTACGGTCAGGTTGCCGCCCGCCAGCGCTTCGAGCTCGCCCAGGAAGGCCAGCTGATCCTTGCTGCGGCCACAGTAGTGCAGATGAAAGTCGCGCCCGGCGGCTTTGAGCGCGGCGGCCATGGACGCCACCGGCGTAATGCCGATGCCACCCGCGATCAGCACCACGGGTTCGTCGCCTGCCGGAGATTCATGCAGCGGAAAATCGTTCTTGGGGCCTTCCACGCTAAGCGTGTCGCCTTCGGCCAGCGCATGCATGTGGCGCGAGCCGCCCTGGCTGGTTTCTTCCAGCCGCACGCCCAGCCGGTATTCGGTGGGCTGCGCGAACTGGCCGGCGTCGGGCGTCAGCTGCACCAGCGAATAGCAGCGCGGTTCATGCACACCGGGCACGGTGACCTTCAGATGCGCGCCGGGGCCGAAGGCGGGCAGCGGCCCGGCATCTTCGCGCGCCAGCCGGAAGGAACGGATCAACGGCGATTCTTGCCGGACTTCCCGGACGATCAGTTTCAGTGTCTGCACGGCGTTTGTCTCTTTCGGTATTCCGGTATTCCGGTATTCGGGTAGCGGGATCAGGCCGCCAGTTTTTCGGCCAGCTTCTCGGCCATCTGGCGTTCCATCGGGGCGCAGCTTTCGTTGGCCAGCGCGGTCTCGCGCAGCGTGCGCAGCGTCTCGGCCGCATCGGGGCGGCCCACCAGCTGTGCCGCCGCCGCGATCAGCTGGCGATACTTGCCTCCGCCGCGCACGTGCGTATCGCTATAGCCCTTGACCAGGCGCCGGCAATTAACGGTTTCAACCGCCAGCGCGTAGTCCCGCGGCGCCAGCCGGGCAATCAGGTCCAGCCATTGCCGCAAGCCTTCCGATTCGATTTGATGGCGCAATGTACGGCGGCGAAAGCGGCGCATGCCGGCCAGCGAATACAGCATCAGGAAGCCGCCCAGCGTGCCGCTTTGCATCAGGCGGCCTTTGCCCAGGCGGCGTTCCACAAAGCCGCCGAAGGCCTTGGACCCTTCCAGCCAGCGGCCCATGCGCGTGGGCATCGTGCCGCAGATTTCTTCCAGGCGCGGGTGCATGTAGTCGGTCGTCATCACCAGTTGGTCCGGCCGTGCACCCACTTCGTTTCGCACCCGTTCAAAGCGGGTGCCGCGCGTTTTCAGGTCGGCCACGCGGATCACGTCGTCGTAGGCCATGGCCGTGGCCACGTAGCGCGCGGCGGCACAGGTCAGCGCCCAGCCTTGGGCGTCGCCGCCGTGTTGGGCGTCCAGGTCGCGTAGCGCCTTCATGTGGCGCAGGTAGTCGGCGGCGTAGGCGGCGTCCTGGAATTCCAGCTGGCGGCGCACGCCGGCCGTCAGCATGGGCTGCGCACAGGCGGGGAAGTCGCGCTTGATGGTGTCCAGCAGCGCCTGCGTTTTCGGGCTGGCGGCGCGTTCGGGCACGTCGGCCACGGGGCGCGTCAGGTCGATGGCGGCGGGTTGGGCGGGCGCCTGATGCGCCGCGTCGAAGCCCAGCGCGAAGGCGCGCAGGCTGGCGTCCACGCCCAGGCCCGCGCGCCGCACGGTGTCCTCGTAGTCGTCGCGCGTGAAGGGCAGGGCGCCGCTGCCGGCCACCGCGCCAAACAGGCTGGCGCTGATGACGCTGCCGGCGCGGTCGGCCAGGTCTTGCAGGTCGAAGCACAGGAAGCGCTTGGCGGCGGCGCGGCCGGCTTCCAGCACTTTGTTGGGGTCGGCAATGCCGTTGCCGGGCGCGGACTTTTCGCTGACGGCGTAGCTGCGGTGCGACGAGGACAGCAGCACCGTGCGTTCCGGCGTGACCAGGCCACGCTGGATGGCGCGGCCGCCTTCCATCAGTTCGGCGGCAACGACCAGATCCACGTCGCCGGGGGTGGGCATCAACGCCAGCGCGGGCGGGCGTCCGGCGCGCGCCACGTCCGCTTCGGGCAGCAGTTCCAGGTAGTAGATGGTGGCGCCGGTGCGCTGCGCCACGCCGGGCACCGATGTGGTTTGCGCCCACCAGCCGGCGTGTTCGGCCATGTCGACGATCCAGTCGGCCAGGACGCCGCCGCCCTGGCCGCCCATGGCCAGGATGGCGATCTTGATGGGGTTGCCTTGCTGCATTGCCGGCGGGTTCATGAAGGGCTAGTCCTTACAGGGCGTATTGGGCCAGCCGCGCGGCGCGGCGGCGTTGTAGGAAACCGATCACGGCGCCGCGCATGCGTGCCAGGAAGCGGTCGGTGCCGGTGGGGTTGTGCACGATATCGGCGCGATAGAAAGACGGGCACAGCACGGCGGCATGGGCCACTTCGCCGCAGTTGCCGCAGCCCACGCAGCTGCTTTCCACGTGCGCTACCGGGTCTTCCTTCAAGGGGTCGCCGCTGTCCTTGATGGACAGCGATGGGCAGCCGGACAGCCGGATACAGGCGTGGTCGCCGGTGCAGACGTCGGGGTCCACGCCAAAGCGTTCCTTGACCACGCGGCGGCCTTCCTTGACGGCCTTGTTGAACAGCGGCTTGATGCGGCGCTGCTTGTTCAGCATGCATTCGGACTGCGCGATGATGACCTTCGGACCCTTGATGTCGGTGGTCAGCGCTTCTTCGATGGTGGCGCGCACCTTGGCCACGTCGTAGGTGCGGTCCAGCGTGCGCACCCACTTCACGCCCACGCCGCGCACGGCATGATCGATGGGGTTGTTGGTGGAGCGGTCGGGGTTGTCGGCACGCGACGACAAAATGTCCTGCCCGCCGGTCGCCGACGCATAGAAGTTGTCGACGATGACGATGACGCCGTCGTACTTGTTGAATACCGCGTTGCCGATGCCGGACGACAAGCCGTTATGCCAGAAGCCGCCGTCGCCCATGATGGAAATGGGGCGCTTGGCGGCGGGCACATTGAACGCCGCCGCGCTGGAGGCGCCCAGGCCGTAGCCCATGGTGGTGGCGCCCAGGTTGAAGGGCGGCAGGATGGAGAAAAGGTGGCAGCCGATGTCGCAGGAAATGTGATGCTGCCCCAGCTTTTCCTGGGCCAGCGTCAGCGCGGAAAAGATCGGGCGTTCGGGGCAGCCCGTACAGAAGCCGGCAGGGCGCGGCGGCACCACCGAGGCCAGCCCGTCCACCTGCTTGTGGAAGGTGATCGGTTGCTCGACGTGCTTTGCCGCAGGCTTCGGACGCGCGACTTCGGTGATTTCAAGTTGGCTGGTGGGGGCTTGGGCTTGGGCCACCGCATCCACCGCCACCGCCGCATGCGTCTGTAGCGATTCAGGACGATGGCGCTTCAAGAATTCGCGCACGCCGTCGCGCATCACTTGCGTGGTGTATTCGCCCGCCATCGGCAACACGTCCTTGCCGGACAGGTGCGTGTCGATACCCGCCTTGCGCAGGACAGCGTGCAGGTTCTGTTCGATGTAATCCGGCTGGCCTTCTTCCAGCAGCAGCACCGCGCGCTTGCCCCGGCAGAATTCCGTGACCTCGTCTTCGATGACGGGGTAGGTCACGTTCATGACGTAAAGCGGAATGCGGCTGTTGCCGAAGTTATCGGCCAGGCCCAGCAGTTGCAGCGAGCGGATGACGCCGTTGTACAGGCCGCCTTGCAGGATCAGGCCGATATCGTCCTGGTCGCCGTCAAAGTGCTCGTTCAGTTTGTGTTCTTTGATATAGCGGATGGCGGCGGGCCAGCGGTCCTTGATCTTTTCCTGCTCGTGCAGGAAGGACGCGGGCGGCAGCACGATGCGGCTGGTGTCGCGCGCCGGGCTTTCCAACGCCTGCGCCAGCGAAAACGCGGGCCGCTTGTTTTCCTTGGCAATGAAGCGGCCATGCACGTGGCAGCCGCGAATTCGTAGTTGCAGCATCACCGGCGTCTTGCTGGCTTCCGACAATTCAAAGCCGTCTTCCACGGCCTTGACCATGCTTTCCAGGTTGGGGCGCGGGTCCAGCAGCCAGATCTGCGACTTCATGGCGAACGCGTGCGAGCGTTCCTGCATGATGGATGAGCCTTCGCCGTAGTCTTCGCCCACGATGACCAGCGCGCCGCCCGTCACGCCGCCCGATGCCAGGTTGGCCAGCGCATCCGACGCCACGTTGGTGCCCACGGTGGACTTCCACGTGACCGCGCCGCGTATCGGGTACATGACCGATGCAGCCAGGGTCGCGGCGGCGGTGGCTTCCGAGGCGCTGGCCTCGAAGTGCACGCCCAGTTCTTGCAGGATGTCGTTGGCGTCGGCCAGCACATCCATCAAATGCGAAATGGGCGAACCCTGATAGCCCGCCACATAGCCCACACCCGATTGCAGCAAGGCTTTGGTGACGGCAAGAATGCCCTCGCCGCGAAACTCTTCGCCGGCGCCGATGCGCAACTGCTGGACTTCTTTCTTGAAAGACCTTTCAGCCATCTCGAACTCCTGGTGGGGCCGGATGACCGGTCCTCAAGCCTTGCTGCCGTGCAGCATCGTCGTGCCACGAAATTGTCGTCTGAAAAATACTTTAGGAGTCAACGTTTTAGCTGTCAACAAAAAAGATGAAATTTCATGGAAATCAAAAAATATCACGCTAAAACAAGGATGTATATACTGGTTGTTCTCTAGCTTCATGGCGGGTTTTCGGCCCCGCCATGGTGCAAAAACGGGTTGCGATTCGGGGTATACCCTGTGCTGCGCAACAGCATTGCCGTGCATCATGGCGCGCGTTTGCGCCGTCGTGGTGCAATGCGTTTTTTCGGCCGTCGGCCATTCATGAATTCCGGTGCGTGGGAGCAAAGCAACATGCGGTTGGACAAGCAGCGGGACACACAACTGACGGGGCGCGGCACTT
Coding sequences:
- a CDS encoding PDR/VanB family oxidoreductase; protein product: MQTLKLIVREVRQESPLIRSFRLAREDAGPLPAFGPGAHLKVTVPGVHEPRCYSLVQLTPDAGQFAQPTEYRLGVRLEETSQGGSRHMHALAEGDTLSVEGPKNDFPLHESPAGDEPVVLIAGGIGITPVASMAAALKAAGRDFHLHYCGRSKDQLAFLGELEALAGGNLTVHADDDPTCRFDLQALLAASNPRQHLYVCGPKGLIDAVIAGARARHWPDAHVHFELFVTAAAQAGDQAFEVELRQSGRTLTIPADKTIVDVMEEEGCDPMYDCKRGECGVCQATVLEGEPDHRDYYLSDTEKASGKIIQICISRAKSARLVLDL
- a CDS encoding indolepyruvate oxidoreductase subunit beta family protein; this encodes MNPPAMQQGNPIKIAILAMGGQGGGVLADWIVDMAEHAGWWAQTTSVPGVAQRTGATIYYLELLPEADVARAGRPPALALMPTPGDVDLVVAAELMEGGRAIQRGLVTPERTVLLSSSHRSYAVSEKSAPGNGIADPNKVLEAGRAAAKRFLCFDLQDLADRAGSVISASLFGAVAGSGALPFTRDDYEDTVRRAGLGVDASLRAFALGFDAAHQAPAQPAAIDLTRPVADVPERAASPKTQALLDTIKRDFPACAQPMLTAGVRRQLEFQDAAYAADYLRHMKALRDLDAQHGGDAQGWALTCAAARYVATAMAYDDVIRVADLKTRGTRFERVRNEVGARPDQLVMTTDYMHPRLEEICGTMPTRMGRWLEGSKAFGGFVERRLGKGRLMQSGTLGGFLMLYSLAGMRRFRRRTLRHQIESEGLRQWLDLIARLAPRDYALAVETVNCRRLVKGYSDTHVRGGGKYRQLIAAAAQLVGRPDAAETLRTLRETALANESCAPMERQMAEKLAEKLAA
- a CDS encoding indolepyruvate ferredoxin oxidoreductase subunit alpha — protein: MAERSFKKEVQQLRIGAGEEFRGEGILAVTKALLQSGVGYVAGYQGSPISHLMDVLADANDILQELGVHFEASASEATAAATLAASVMYPIRGAVTWKSTVGTNVASDALANLASGGVTGGALVIVGEDYGEGSSIMQERSHAFAMKSQIWLLDPRPNLESMVKAVEDGFELSEASKTPVMLQLRIRGCHVHGRFIAKENKRPAFSLAQALESPARDTSRIVLPPASFLHEQEKIKDRWPAAIRYIKEHKLNEHFDGDQDDIGLILQGGLYNGVIRSLQLLGLADNFGNSRIPLYVMNVTYPVIEDEVTEFCRGKRAVLLLEEGQPDYIEQNLHAVLRKAGIDTHLSGKDVLPMAGEYTTQVMRDGVREFLKRHRPESLQTHAAVAVDAVAQAQAPTSQLEITEVARPKPAAKHVEQPITFHKQVDGLASVVPPRPAGFCTGCPERPIFSALTLAQEKLGQHHISCDIGCHLFSILPPFNLGATTMGYGLGASSAAAFNVPAAKRPISIMGDGGFWHNGLSSGIGNAVFNKYDGVIVIVDNFYASATGGQDILSSRADNPDRSTNNPIDHAVRGVGVKWVRTLDRTYDVAKVRATIEEALTTDIKGPKVIIAQSECMLNKQRRIKPLFNKAVKEGRRVVKERFGVDPDVCTGDHACIRLSGCPSLSIKDSGDPLKEDPVAHVESSCVGCGNCGEVAHAAVLCPSFYRADIVHNPTGTDRFLARMRGAVIGFLQRRRAARLAQYAL